The Primulina eburnea isolate SZY01 chromosome 6, ASM2296580v1, whole genome shotgun sequence genome contains a region encoding:
- the LOC140835216 gene encoding protein NSP-INTERACTING KINASE 3-like isoform X3, translating to MENWDATSVDPCSWRMVTCSQDGYVSALGLPSLSLSGTLSSRIGNLTNLQSVLLQNNNITGPFLDVIGKLEKLQTLDLSNNKLFGEIPDSVGNLKNLNYLRLNNNSLRGLVPNSLAKIGSLTLVDLSFNNLSGPLPKISARTFNVVGNPLICGLTSQNNCSVLYPESPFPPDAVKEQSNLGAKRHVAIAFGTSFATVISIIIIVGLLSWWRCRHNQQIFLDVNEQYDREVRLGHLREYTFKELRAATSHFNSKNILGKGGFGIVYKGQLHDGTVVAVKRLKDYSAVGGEIQFQTEVELISLAVHRNLLRIWGFCLAENERLLVYPYMPNGSVASRLKDHFHGRPVLDWFRRKRIALGTARGLTYLHEQCDPKIIHRDVKAANILLDEDFEAVVGDFGLAKLLDHRDSHVTTAVRGTVGHIAPEYLSTGQSSEKTDVFGFGILLLELITGLKAVDFGRVTNQKGVMLDWVKKLHQEGKPNLMVDKDLENNFDRMELHEMVQVALLCTHFNPSHRPKMSEVLRMLEGDGLAEKWEQLQNFETPRYRSSECRSQRYSDFIEDSSLVVEAVELSGPR from the exons ATGGAGAATTGGGATGCGACTTCTGTAGATCCTTGTAGCTGGAGGATGGTCACCTGTTCCCAGGATGGCTATGTTTCTGCTCT AGGGCTACCTAGCCTGAGCTTGTCTGGAACCTTGTCGTCTAGGATTGGAAATCTTACTAATCTGCAGTCTGT GTTGctgcaaaataataatattacagGTCCATTTCTGGATGTCATTGGAAAATTGGAAAAGCTTCAAACACTTGATTTGTCCAACAACAAGCTGTTTGGTGAAATACCTGATTCTGTTGGCAATCTGAAGAACTTGAATTATCT GCGTCTTAACAACAACAGCCTCAGGGGACTGGTACCCAACTCTCTTGCCAAAATCGGAAGCCTTACCCTTGT GGACCTTTCTTTCAATAATTTAAGTGGTCCTTTGCCAAAAATTTCTGCTCGAACATTTAA TGTAGTCGGAAATCCTTTGATTTGTGGGCTAACTTCGCAGAACAATTGCTCTGTACTCTATCCAGAATCGCCGTTCCCACCAGATGCTGTTAAAG AACAATCAAACTTGGGAGCAAAACGCCATGTTGCCATTGCTTTTGGAACGAGCTTTGCCACTGTGATTTCAATAATCATTATTGTTGGCTTGCTTAGTTGGTGGAGATGCAGACACAATCAGCAGATTTTCTTGGATGTTAATG AACAATATGATCGGGAGGTACGTTTAGGCCACTTAAGAGAATATACATTTAAGGAACTCCGAGCTGCAACTAGCCATTTCAACTCAAAGAATATACTGGGGAAGGGAGGATTTGGTATTGTATACAAAGGCCAGTTGCATGATGGGACTGTGGTGGCTGTCAAAAGGTTAAAGGATTACAGTGCTGTGGGTGGTGAAATACAGTTCCAGACAGAAGTAGAGTTGATCAGTCTGGCTGTTCACAGGAATCTTCTCCGCATTTGGGGGTTCTGCCTGGCTGAAAATGAACGTCTTCTCGTTTACCCATATATGCCAAATGGAAGTGTTGCATCTCGATTAAAAG ATCATTTCCATGGAAGGCCAGTTTTAGACTGGTTCCGGCGTAAAAGGATAGCATTGGGCACAGCACGGGGATTGACATATTTACATGAGCAATGTGACCCTAAGATTATACATCGTGATGTCAAAGCAGCCAACATTTTGTTGGATGAGGACTTTGAGGCAGTTGTTGGAGACTTTGGACTGGCAAAGCTTTTAGACCATCGGGATTCTCATGTGACCACCGCAGTCCGTGGAACTGTTGGCCACATTGCTCCTGAATATCTATCAACTGGTCAGTCATCTGAAAAAACAGATGTTTTTGGGTTTGGAATCTTGCTTCTTGAGTTGATAACTGGCCTGAAGGCTGTGGACTTTGGGCGGGTGACCAACCAGAAAGGAGTGATGCTGGATTGG GTAAAGAAGCTCCATCAGGAAGGGAAGCCAAACCTTATGGTGGACAAAGATTTAGAAAACAATTTTGACAGGATGGAGTTGCATGAAATGGTGCAAGTAGCGCTCCTTTGTACTCATTTCAATCCATCTCATCGCCCCAAGATGTCAGAAGTATTGAGGATGTTAGAAGGCGATGGTTTAGCTGAAAAATGGGAGCAGTTGCAAAATTTCGAGACTCCAAGGTACCGTTCATCTGAGTGTCGTTCTCAAAGATATTCCGATTTCATCGAGGACTCATCACTTGTGGTTGAGGCTGTAGAACTCTCGGGCCCAAGATAG
- the LOC140835216 gene encoding protein NSP-INTERACTING KINASE 3-like isoform X2 → MERLIYLLSSLVFFMLVEGSYSILSPSGVNYEVVALIAIKSDLHDPYNVMENWDATSVDPCSWRMVTCSQDGYVSALGLPSLSLSGTLSSRIGNLTNLQSVLLQNNNITGPFLDVIGKLEKLQTLDLSNNKLFGEIPDSVGNLKNLNYLRLNNNSLRGLVPNSLAKIGSLTLVVVGNPLICGLTSQNNCSVLYPESPFPPDAVKEQSNLGAKRHVAIAFGTSFATVISIIIIVGLLSWWRCRHNQQIFLDVNEQYDREVRLGHLREYTFKELRAATSHFNSKNILGKGGFGIVYKGQLHDGTVVAVKRLKDYSAVGGEIQFQTEVELISLAVHRNLLRIWGFCLAENERLLVYPYMPNGSVASRLKDHFHGRPVLDWFRRKRIALGTARGLTYLHEQCDPKIIHRDVKAANILLDEDFEAVVGDFGLAKLLDHRDSHVTTAVRGTVGHIAPEYLSTGQSSEKTDVFGFGILLLELITGLKAVDFGRVTNQKGVMLDWVKKLHQEGKPNLMVDKDLENNFDRMELHEMVQVALLCTHFNPSHRPKMSEVLRMLEGDGLAEKWEQLQNFETPRYRSSECRSQRYSDFIEDSSLVVEAVELSGPR, encoded by the exons ATGGAAAGGTTGATTTATCTGTTATCGAGCTTGGTGTTTTTTATGTTGGTGGAGGGCTCTTATTCAATTCTATCTCCTTCTGGAGTAAATTATGAAG TTGTAGCTTTGATAGCTATAAAGAGTGATTTACATGATCCGTATAATGTGATGGAGAATTGGGATGCGACTTCTGTAGATCCTTGTAGCTGGAGGATGGTCACCTGTTCCCAGGATGGCTATGTTTCTGCTCT AGGGCTACCTAGCCTGAGCTTGTCTGGAACCTTGTCGTCTAGGATTGGAAATCTTACTAATCTGCAGTCTGT GTTGctgcaaaataataatattacagGTCCATTTCTGGATGTCATTGGAAAATTGGAAAAGCTTCAAACACTTGATTTGTCCAACAACAAGCTGTTTGGTGAAATACCTGATTCTGTTGGCAATCTGAAGAACTTGAATTATCT GCGTCTTAACAACAACAGCCTCAGGGGACTGGTACCCAACTCTCTTGCCAAAATCGGAAGCCTTACCCTTGT TGTAGTCGGAAATCCTTTGATTTGTGGGCTAACTTCGCAGAACAATTGCTCTGTACTCTATCCAGAATCGCCGTTCCCACCAGATGCTGTTAAAG AACAATCAAACTTGGGAGCAAAACGCCATGTTGCCATTGCTTTTGGAACGAGCTTTGCCACTGTGATTTCAATAATCATTATTGTTGGCTTGCTTAGTTGGTGGAGATGCAGACACAATCAGCAGATTTTCTTGGATGTTAATG AACAATATGATCGGGAGGTACGTTTAGGCCACTTAAGAGAATATACATTTAAGGAACTCCGAGCTGCAACTAGCCATTTCAACTCAAAGAATATACTGGGGAAGGGAGGATTTGGTATTGTATACAAAGGCCAGTTGCATGATGGGACTGTGGTGGCTGTCAAAAGGTTAAAGGATTACAGTGCTGTGGGTGGTGAAATACAGTTCCAGACAGAAGTAGAGTTGATCAGTCTGGCTGTTCACAGGAATCTTCTCCGCATTTGGGGGTTCTGCCTGGCTGAAAATGAACGTCTTCTCGTTTACCCATATATGCCAAATGGAAGTGTTGCATCTCGATTAAAAG ATCATTTCCATGGAAGGCCAGTTTTAGACTGGTTCCGGCGTAAAAGGATAGCATTGGGCACAGCACGGGGATTGACATATTTACATGAGCAATGTGACCCTAAGATTATACATCGTGATGTCAAAGCAGCCAACATTTTGTTGGATGAGGACTTTGAGGCAGTTGTTGGAGACTTTGGACTGGCAAAGCTTTTAGACCATCGGGATTCTCATGTGACCACCGCAGTCCGTGGAACTGTTGGCCACATTGCTCCTGAATATCTATCAACTGGTCAGTCATCTGAAAAAACAGATGTTTTTGGGTTTGGAATCTTGCTTCTTGAGTTGATAACTGGCCTGAAGGCTGTGGACTTTGGGCGGGTGACCAACCAGAAAGGAGTGATGCTGGATTGG GTAAAGAAGCTCCATCAGGAAGGGAAGCCAAACCTTATGGTGGACAAAGATTTAGAAAACAATTTTGACAGGATGGAGTTGCATGAAATGGTGCAAGTAGCGCTCCTTTGTACTCATTTCAATCCATCTCATCGCCCCAAGATGTCAGAAGTATTGAGGATGTTAGAAGGCGATGGTTTAGCTGAAAAATGGGAGCAGTTGCAAAATTTCGAGACTCCAAGGTACCGTTCATCTGAGTGTCGTTCTCAAAGATATTCCGATTTCATCGAGGACTCATCACTTGTGGTTGAGGCTGTAGAACTCTCGGGCCCAAGATAG
- the LOC140835216 gene encoding protein NSP-INTERACTING KINASE 3-like isoform X1: MERLIYLLSSLVFFMLVEGSYSILSPSGVNYEVVALIAIKSDLHDPYNVMENWDATSVDPCSWRMVTCSQDGYVSALGLPSLSLSGTLSSRIGNLTNLQSVLLQNNNITGPFLDVIGKLEKLQTLDLSNNKLFGEIPDSVGNLKNLNYLRLNNNSLRGLVPNSLAKIGSLTLVDLSFNNLSGPLPKISARTFNVVGNPLICGLTSQNNCSVLYPESPFPPDAVKEQSNLGAKRHVAIAFGTSFATVISIIIIVGLLSWWRCRHNQQIFLDVNEQYDREVRLGHLREYTFKELRAATSHFNSKNILGKGGFGIVYKGQLHDGTVVAVKRLKDYSAVGGEIQFQTEVELISLAVHRNLLRIWGFCLAENERLLVYPYMPNGSVASRLKDHFHGRPVLDWFRRKRIALGTARGLTYLHEQCDPKIIHRDVKAANILLDEDFEAVVGDFGLAKLLDHRDSHVTTAVRGTVGHIAPEYLSTGQSSEKTDVFGFGILLLELITGLKAVDFGRVTNQKGVMLDWVKKLHQEGKPNLMVDKDLENNFDRMELHEMVQVALLCTHFNPSHRPKMSEVLRMLEGDGLAEKWEQLQNFETPRYRSSECRSQRYSDFIEDSSLVVEAVELSGPR, translated from the exons ATGGAAAGGTTGATTTATCTGTTATCGAGCTTGGTGTTTTTTATGTTGGTGGAGGGCTCTTATTCAATTCTATCTCCTTCTGGAGTAAATTATGAAG TTGTAGCTTTGATAGCTATAAAGAGTGATTTACATGATCCGTATAATGTGATGGAGAATTGGGATGCGACTTCTGTAGATCCTTGTAGCTGGAGGATGGTCACCTGTTCCCAGGATGGCTATGTTTCTGCTCT AGGGCTACCTAGCCTGAGCTTGTCTGGAACCTTGTCGTCTAGGATTGGAAATCTTACTAATCTGCAGTCTGT GTTGctgcaaaataataatattacagGTCCATTTCTGGATGTCATTGGAAAATTGGAAAAGCTTCAAACACTTGATTTGTCCAACAACAAGCTGTTTGGTGAAATACCTGATTCTGTTGGCAATCTGAAGAACTTGAATTATCT GCGTCTTAACAACAACAGCCTCAGGGGACTGGTACCCAACTCTCTTGCCAAAATCGGAAGCCTTACCCTTGT GGACCTTTCTTTCAATAATTTAAGTGGTCCTTTGCCAAAAATTTCTGCTCGAACATTTAA TGTAGTCGGAAATCCTTTGATTTGTGGGCTAACTTCGCAGAACAATTGCTCTGTACTCTATCCAGAATCGCCGTTCCCACCAGATGCTGTTAAAG AACAATCAAACTTGGGAGCAAAACGCCATGTTGCCATTGCTTTTGGAACGAGCTTTGCCACTGTGATTTCAATAATCATTATTGTTGGCTTGCTTAGTTGGTGGAGATGCAGACACAATCAGCAGATTTTCTTGGATGTTAATG AACAATATGATCGGGAGGTACGTTTAGGCCACTTAAGAGAATATACATTTAAGGAACTCCGAGCTGCAACTAGCCATTTCAACTCAAAGAATATACTGGGGAAGGGAGGATTTGGTATTGTATACAAAGGCCAGTTGCATGATGGGACTGTGGTGGCTGTCAAAAGGTTAAAGGATTACAGTGCTGTGGGTGGTGAAATACAGTTCCAGACAGAAGTAGAGTTGATCAGTCTGGCTGTTCACAGGAATCTTCTCCGCATTTGGGGGTTCTGCCTGGCTGAAAATGAACGTCTTCTCGTTTACCCATATATGCCAAATGGAAGTGTTGCATCTCGATTAAAAG ATCATTTCCATGGAAGGCCAGTTTTAGACTGGTTCCGGCGTAAAAGGATAGCATTGGGCACAGCACGGGGATTGACATATTTACATGAGCAATGTGACCCTAAGATTATACATCGTGATGTCAAAGCAGCCAACATTTTGTTGGATGAGGACTTTGAGGCAGTTGTTGGAGACTTTGGACTGGCAAAGCTTTTAGACCATCGGGATTCTCATGTGACCACCGCAGTCCGTGGAACTGTTGGCCACATTGCTCCTGAATATCTATCAACTGGTCAGTCATCTGAAAAAACAGATGTTTTTGGGTTTGGAATCTTGCTTCTTGAGTTGATAACTGGCCTGAAGGCTGTGGACTTTGGGCGGGTGACCAACCAGAAAGGAGTGATGCTGGATTGG GTAAAGAAGCTCCATCAGGAAGGGAAGCCAAACCTTATGGTGGACAAAGATTTAGAAAACAATTTTGACAGGATGGAGTTGCATGAAATGGTGCAAGTAGCGCTCCTTTGTACTCATTTCAATCCATCTCATCGCCCCAAGATGTCAGAAGTATTGAGGATGTTAGAAGGCGATGGTTTAGCTGAAAAATGGGAGCAGTTGCAAAATTTCGAGACTCCAAGGTACCGTTCATCTGAGTGTCGTTCTCAAAGATATTCCGATTTCATCGAGGACTCATCACTTGTGGTTGAGGCTGTAGAACTCTCGGGCCCAAGATAG